The proteins below come from a single Branchiostoma floridae strain S238N-H82 chromosome 5, Bfl_VNyyK, whole genome shotgun sequence genomic window:
- the LOC118415922 gene encoding peregrin-like isoform X1, whose protein sequence is MTMLGYDFDVRVFLDNARACKPPYECPTCRRVYKSFSGIEYHLLNFDHSNPESNPSTPMRKGSRKSRHHRSGRRSPSPVDIRSPQRETLTYEQAQRLVEVDLDGRTHRIDITECLEIVTEDEIEEEVENKEIEPNVDNKSKTPIKNNKKEDKLKKDVTGVQVNVGKLPEPSFKQLDDYVEPPDVPARPKAYFRFIEKSVEELDEEVEYDMDEEDYAWLEMVNDKRKGDNMPAVSQEVFETLMDRLEKESYFESQSSGKGDPSSYIDEDAVCSICQDGECQNSNVILFCDMCNLAVHQECYGVPYIPEGQWLCRRCLQSPSRAVDCVLCPNKGGAFKQTDDARWAHVVCALWIPEVCFANTVFLEPIDSIDHIPTARWKLTCYICKQRGVGACIQCHKANCYTAFHVTCAQHAGLYMKMEPVRETGVNGTSISVRKTAYCDVHTPQGWDRTRHMMSEEDEDVPKGMSAKKAKKFKEEKSRQKMRKARKMLAEKRSAMPVVSVPYIPSNNSSSLPTVRVSKIVSRVSLQQKQKFFQRLHSYWMLKRQSRNGVPLLRRLQAHHQSQRNKEWKEESEKHRALKEQLQYWQRLRHDLERARLLVELIRKREKLKREQSNLVQTYQVKVSQLAMEMRLTPFLFLLRRTLEQLEEKDAGKIFSEPVPLDEVPDYLEYIKEPMDFATMRTKVEGHQYRTLDDFERDFELIIKNCMTYNAKDTIFYRAALRMRDQGGAIIRQARRLAERAGYDADSGMHTSEAPKVEEATTLRLEDAPPKGSNRKKKKNRTTAAEHVLELHQVSGLIMGGVDNLLIPENRADMTLEDQLKELLEKLDMTTTIKHGGARSKRAKQLRREINVIRRKLAQQREHREEEVPVEPPSTPKRKKDKEDKSNSDSKSKDDAGTSNGNSNNASPTKTSRGRSKSRKKSRSKSSESEAALVPTSPSVQGGATTDPKPVATPERPNESSTPSTPTTPSTPGVGRRTSVLFNKKAKSKPFQDSVSPSKSPKSPGHKRGPGRPPGRPAKNKKQQNGEHALASIQEGSALLNADQNQATDFSTLRKRARSTSSSSNDSGSQRKRPRVNSTDTFDAETAVPTNKESFTVYRTDTSRPRSSSESDSSSTSETSDTSSSKQSKTGTQEGTEESSEESSGTEGEVIADPNKKGPGRGKAKLLNRTSANLEDESDTEDVPIQPLDLVWAKCRGYPSYPALVSANNIINPKMPRTGYFHNGVPIPVPPMEVLKGRPQVPENEELYLVLFFDNKRTWQWLPREKLHPLGVDSKLDHTKMNEGRKSSIRKSVAIAFDRAMNHRQRVEDGIRDSSNESSDSE, encoded by the exons ATGACAATGTTGGGGTATGACTTCGATGTAAGGGTTTTCCTGGACAACGCACGGGCGTGTAAGCCTCCTTACGAGTGCCCTACATGCCGCAGAGTGTATAAGAGCTTCTCTGGGATTGAGTATCACTTACTGAACTTTGATCACAGCAACCCAGAAAGCAACCCCAGCACCCCAATGAGGAAGGGATCTCGGAAAAGCAGACACCACCGGTCGGGGCGGCGATCCCCGTCGCCGGTAGACATTCGCTCGCCTCAAAGAGAGACGTTGACATACGAGCAGGCGCAGAGGCTGGTGGAGGTCGACTTGGACGGTCGGACTCATCGTATCGACATTACAGAATGCCTTGAAATTGTGACAGAAGACGAAATAGAGGAGGAAGTAGAGAACAAGGAAATAGAACCAAATGTCGACAACAAGAGCAAGACCCCCATCAAGAACAACAAAAAGGAGGACAAACTGAAGAAGGATGTGACGGGGGTGCAAGTGAACGTAGGAAAGTTGCCAGAACCTTCTTTCAAGCAACTCGATGACTATGTAGAACCCCCGGATGTTCCTGCGCGTCCGAAGGCATACTTCCGTTTCATTGAGAAATCTGTGGAAGAACTTGACGAGGAGGTTGAATATGACATGGACGAAGAAGACTACGCCTGGCTAGAGATGGTGAATGACAAACGGAAAGGTGACAACATGCCGGCCGTTTCGCAAGAGGTTTTCGAGACATTGATGGACCGGCTAGAAAAAGAATCGTACTTTGAAAGCCAGAGTTCTGGGAAGGGCGATCCTAGTTCGTACATTGACGAGGACGCAGTGTGCAGTATATGCCAAGATGGCGAGTGTCAGAACAGCAATGTAATACTATTCTGTGACATGTGTAATCTCGCGGTTCACCAAGAATGCTATGGTGTTCCCTACATTCCCGAGGGACAGTGGCTATGTAGACGATGCTTGCAGTCTCCGTCGCGAGCGGTAGACTGCGTGTTGTGTCCCAACAAAGGTGGTGCTTTCAAACAGACAGACGACGCACGGTGGGCCCACGTGGTCTGTGCGTTGTGGATTCCGGAGGTCTGTTTCGCAAATACGGTATTCCTGGAGCCAATAGACAGTATAGACCACATTCCTACTGCTCGGTGGAAACTGACTTGTTATATCTGCAAACAGCGGGGTGTCGGTGCGTGCATCCAGTGCCACAAGGCGAACTGTTACACAGCATTCCATGTCACCTGTGCGCAGCACGCGGGACTCTACATGAAAATGGAACCTGTACGGGAGACGGGCGTGAATGGAACGTCCATTAGCGTACGCAAGACTGCATATTGTGACGTTCACACGCCGCAGGGATGGGACCGCACGAGGCATATGATGAGCGAGGAAGACGAAGATGTCCCAAAGGGGATGTCGGCAAAGAAAGCCAAGAAGTTCAAGGAGGAGAAGTCCAGGCAAAAGATGAGGAAAGCTCGGAAGATGCTTGCAGAGAAGAGGTCGGCTATGCCGGTGGTGTCCGTGCCCTACATACCATCTAACAA TTCGTCTTCTCTCCCTACTGTCAG GGTTTCCAAGATTGTGTCGAGAGTGTCGCTGCAACAGAAGCAGAAGTTCTTCCAGCGGCTGCACAGTTACTGGATGCTGAAGCGACAGTCTAGGAATGGGGTACCGCTGCTGAGGAGGCTTCAGGCCCATCACCAATCACAGAGGAACAAGGAATGG AAGGAGGAGAGTGAGAAACACCGCGCCCTGAAGGAGCAGCTCCAATACTGGCAACGTCTCAGGCACGACTTGGAACGGGCCAGGCTATTGGTGGAGCTCATTCGCAAGCGAGAGAAACTTAAACGGGAGCAG TCTAATCTTGTTCAAACCTACCAGGTGAAAGTGAGTCAGCTGGCCATGGAGATGAGGCTCACGCCGTTCCTCTTCCTTCTGCGCCGCACCCTCGAACAGCTGGAGGAGAAGGATGCTGGGAAGATCTTCAGCGAGCCAGTTCCACTTGACGAG GTTCCCGACTATCTGGAGTACATTAAGGAGCCAATGGACTTTGCCACCATGAGGACAAAGGTCGAAGGGCACCAGTACCGCACCTTGGACGACTTTGAGAGGGACTTCGAGCTCATCATCAAAAACTGCATGACGTACAATGCCAAGGACACCATCTTCTACCGGGCAGCCCTCAGAATGAGAGACCAG GGAGGTGCGATCATCAGACAAGCAAGGCGACTGGCAGAGCGAGCGGGTTACGATGCTGACTCTGGTATGCACACATCCGAGGCACCAAAGGTAGAGGAGGCGACCACGCTCAGGCTAGAGGATG CCCCTCCTAAAGGCAGcaacagaaagaagaagaagaacaggaCGACAGCTGCCGAACATGTATTggaattgcaccaagtttctggGCTTATCATGGGAGGAG TGGACAACCTGTTGATTCCAGAGAATAGAGCAGACATGACTTTGGAAGACCAGCTGAAAGAACTGCTGGAGAAACTGGACATGACCACTACCATCAAGCATGGAG GAGCTCGGTCAAAAAGGGCCAAACAGCTGCGTCGAGAAATCAACGTGATCCGGAGAAAGCTGGCGCAACAGCGAGAACACCGTGAAGAAGAGGTGCCGGTTGAACCACCCTCGACTCCAAAGAGAAAGAAGGATAAAGAGGACAAGAGCAACTCCGATTCAAAATCTAAAG ATGATGCTGGCACTTCTAATGGCAACTCCAACAATGCATCACCAACCAAAACCTCCAGGGGGCGCTCCAAGAGCAGAAAGAAGTCCAGGTCCAAGTCCAGTGAGAGCGAGGCGGCCCTCGTCCCCACCAGCCCATCGGTGCAGGGAGGAGCTACCACTGACCCAAAGCCAG TAGCTACTCCCGAGCGACCCAATGAGAGCAGCACACCCAGCACTCCCACCACCCCGTCCACCCCCGGCGTCGGCAGGCGAACCTCCGTACTCTTCAACAAGAAAGCCAAGTCCAAGCCATTCCAGGACTCTGTCTCCCCCTCAAAGTCCCCAAAGTCTCCCGGGCACAAAAGGGGGCCCGGCAGACCCCCGGGAAGACCAGCCAAAAACAAGAAGCAGCAGAACGGGGAACACGCACTAGCTAGTATACAGGAGGGTAGTGCCTTGCTGAACGCTGACCAGAACCAAGCCACGGACTTTAGCACGTTACGCAAGCGCGCCCGTAGCACCAGCAGCAGCAGTAACGACAGCGGCAGCCAGAGGAAAAGACCGCGGGTAAACTCCACGGACACTTTTGACGCGGAGACGGCGGTACCTACCAACAAGGAGAGTTTCACGGTGTACAGAACAGACACGAGCCGGCCGAGAAGTAGCTCCGAGTCGGATTCCAGCTCCACCAGCGAAACCAGCGACACCAGCAGTAGTAAACAAAGCAAAACTGGGACTCAAGAAGGGACGGAAGAGAGCAGTGAGGAATCGTCTGGTACGGAAGGGGAGGTTATAGCTGATCCCAACAAGAAGGGACCTGGAAGGGGAAAGG CCAAGTTGCTGAATCGAACTTCAGCAAACCTTGAGGATGAGTCGGACACGGAGGACGTCCCCATTCAGCCGCTGGACTTGGTGTGGGCCAAGTGTCGAGGGTATCCCTCTTACCCAGCTTTGGTGAGTGCCAATAAT ATCATTAACCCAAAGATGCCAAGGACGGGTTACTTCCACAACGGGGTTCCTATCCCGGTTCCTCCCATGGAGGTGCTTAAGGGGCGGCCGCAGGTTCCGGAAAACGAGGAGCTTTACCTGGTTCTCTTCTTCGACAACAAGCGCACGTG GCAATGGCTGCCCAGAGAAAAGCTTCACCCTCTGGGAGTGGACTCCAAGTTGGACCATACCAAGATGAACGAGGGGAGAAAGTCCTCCATCCGAAAGTCGGTCGCAATTGCATTTGACAGAGCAATGAACCACCGCCAGAGAGTAGAGGACGGCATCAGGGATTCATCGAATGAATCAAGCGATTCGGAATAG
- the LOC118415922 gene encoding peregrin-like isoform X14, protein MRKGSRKSRHHRSGRRSPSPVDIRSPQRETLTYEQAQRLVEVDLDGRTHRIDITECLEIVTEDEIEEEVENKEIEPNVDNKSKTPIKNNKKEDKLKKDVTGVQVNVGKLPEPSFKQLDDYVEPPDVPARPKAYFRFIEKSVEELDEEVEYDMDEEDYAWLEMVNDKRKGDNMPAVSQEVFETLMDRLEKESYFESQSSGKGDPSSYIDEDAVCSICQDGECQNSNVILFCDMCNLAVHQECYGVPYIPEGQWLCRRCLQSPSRAVDCVLCPNKGGAFKQTDDARWAHVVCALWIPEVCFANTVFLEPIDSIDHIPTARWKLTCYICKQRGVGACIQCHKANCYTAFHVTCAQHAGLYMKMEPVRETGVNGTSISVRKTAYCDVHTPQGWDRTRHMMSEEDEDVPKGMSAKKAKKFKEEKSRQKMRKARKMLAEKRSAMPVVSVPYIPSNNSSSLPTVRVSKIVSRVSLQQKQKFFQRLHSYWMLKRQSRNGVPLLRRLQAHHQSQRNKEWKEESEKHRALKEQLQYWQRLRHDLERARLLVELIRKREKLKREQSNLVQTYQVKVSQLAMEMRLTPFLFLLRRTLEQLEEKDAGKIFSEPVPLDEVPDYLEYIKEPMDFATMRTKVEGHQYRTLDDFERDFELIIKNCMTYNAKDTIFYRAALRMRDQGGAIIRQARRLAERAGYDADSGMHTSEAPKVEEATTLRLEDAPPKGSNRKKKKNRTTAAEHVLELHQVSGLIMGGVDNLLIPENRADMTLEDQLKELLEKLDMTTTIKHGGARSKRAKQLRREINVIRRKLAQQREHREEEVPVEPPSTPKRKKDKEDKSNSDSKSKDDAGTSNGNSNNASPTKTSRGRSKSRKKSRSKSSESEAALVPTSPSVQGGATTDPKPVATPERPNESSTPSTPTTPSTPGVGRRTSVLFNKKAKSKPFQDSVSPSKSPKSPGHKRGPGRPPGRPAKNKKQQNGEHALASIQEGSALLNADQNQATDFSTLRKRARSTSSSSNDSGSQRKRPRVNSTDTFDAETAVPTNKESFTVYRTDTSRPRSSSESDSSSTSETSDTSSSKQSKTGTQEGTEESSEESSGTEGEVIADPNKKGPGRGKAKLLNRTSANLEDESDTEDVPIQPLDLVWAKCRGYPSYPALVSANNIINPKMPRTGYFHNGVPIPVPPMEVLKGRPQVPENEELYLVLFFDNKRTWQWLPREKLHPLGVDSKLDHTKMNEGRKSSIRKSVAIAFDRAMNHRQRVEDGIRDSSNESSDSE, encoded by the exons ATGAGGAAGGGATCTCGGAAAAGCAGACACCACCGGTCGGGGCGGCGATCCCCGTCGCCGGTAGACATTCGCTCGCCTCAAAGAGAGACGTTGACATACGAGCAGGCGCAGAGGCTGGTGGAGGTCGACTTGGACGGTCGGACTCATCGTATCGACATTACAGAATGCCTTGAAATTGTGACAGAAGACGAAATAGAGGAGGAAGTAGAGAACAAGGAAATAGAACCAAATGTCGACAACAAGAGCAAGACCCCCATCAAGAACAACAAAAAGGAGGACAAACTGAAGAAGGATGTGACGGGGGTGCAAGTGAACGTAGGAAAGTTGCCAGAACCTTCTTTCAAGCAACTCGATGACTATGTAGAACCCCCGGATGTTCCTGCGCGTCCGAAGGCATACTTCCGTTTCATTGAGAAATCTGTGGAAGAACTTGACGAGGAGGTTGAATATGACATGGACGAAGAAGACTACGCCTGGCTAGAGATGGTGAATGACAAACGGAAAGGTGACAACATGCCGGCCGTTTCGCAAGAGGTTTTCGAGACATTGATGGACCGGCTAGAAAAAGAATCGTACTTTGAAAGCCAGAGTTCTGGGAAGGGCGATCCTAGTTCGTACATTGACGAGGACGCAGTGTGCAGTATATGCCAAGATGGCGAGTGTCAGAACAGCAATGTAATACTATTCTGTGACATGTGTAATCTCGCGGTTCACCAAGAATGCTATGGTGTTCCCTACATTCCCGAGGGACAGTGGCTATGTAGACGATGCTTGCAGTCTCCGTCGCGAGCGGTAGACTGCGTGTTGTGTCCCAACAAAGGTGGTGCTTTCAAACAGACAGACGACGCACGGTGGGCCCACGTGGTCTGTGCGTTGTGGATTCCGGAGGTCTGTTTCGCAAATACGGTATTCCTGGAGCCAATAGACAGTATAGACCACATTCCTACTGCTCGGTGGAAACTGACTTGTTATATCTGCAAACAGCGGGGTGTCGGTGCGTGCATCCAGTGCCACAAGGCGAACTGTTACACAGCATTCCATGTCACCTGTGCGCAGCACGCGGGACTCTACATGAAAATGGAACCTGTACGGGAGACGGGCGTGAATGGAACGTCCATTAGCGTACGCAAGACTGCATATTGTGACGTTCACACGCCGCAGGGATGGGACCGCACGAGGCATATGATGAGCGAGGAAGACGAAGATGTCCCAAAGGGGATGTCGGCAAAGAAAGCCAAGAAGTTCAAGGAGGAGAAGTCCAGGCAAAAGATGAGGAAAGCTCGGAAGATGCTTGCAGAGAAGAGGTCGGCTATGCCGGTGGTGTCCGTGCCCTACATACCATCTAACAA TTCGTCTTCTCTCCCTACTGTCAG GGTTTCCAAGATTGTGTCGAGAGTGTCGCTGCAACAGAAGCAGAAGTTCTTCCAGCGGCTGCACAGTTACTGGATGCTGAAGCGACAGTCTAGGAATGGGGTACCGCTGCTGAGGAGGCTTCAGGCCCATCACCAATCACAGAGGAACAAGGAATGG AAGGAGGAGAGTGAGAAACACCGCGCCCTGAAGGAGCAGCTCCAATACTGGCAACGTCTCAGGCACGACTTGGAACGGGCCAGGCTATTGGTGGAGCTCATTCGCAAGCGAGAGAAACTTAAACGGGAGCAG TCTAATCTTGTTCAAACCTACCAGGTGAAAGTGAGTCAGCTGGCCATGGAGATGAGGCTCACGCCGTTCCTCTTCCTTCTGCGCCGCACCCTCGAACAGCTGGAGGAGAAGGATGCTGGGAAGATCTTCAGCGAGCCAGTTCCACTTGACGAG GTTCCCGACTATCTGGAGTACATTAAGGAGCCAATGGACTTTGCCACCATGAGGACAAAGGTCGAAGGGCACCAGTACCGCACCTTGGACGACTTTGAGAGGGACTTCGAGCTCATCATCAAAAACTGCATGACGTACAATGCCAAGGACACCATCTTCTACCGGGCAGCCCTCAGAATGAGAGACCAG GGAGGTGCGATCATCAGACAAGCAAGGCGACTGGCAGAGCGAGCGGGTTACGATGCTGACTCTGGTATGCACACATCCGAGGCACCAAAGGTAGAGGAGGCGACCACGCTCAGGCTAGAGGATG CCCCTCCTAAAGGCAGcaacagaaagaagaagaagaacaggaCGACAGCTGCCGAACATGTATTggaattgcaccaagtttctggGCTTATCATGGGAGGAG TGGACAACCTGTTGATTCCAGAGAATAGAGCAGACATGACTTTGGAAGACCAGCTGAAAGAACTGCTGGAGAAACTGGACATGACCACTACCATCAAGCATGGAG GAGCTCGGTCAAAAAGGGCCAAACAGCTGCGTCGAGAAATCAACGTGATCCGGAGAAAGCTGGCGCAACAGCGAGAACACCGTGAAGAAGAGGTGCCGGTTGAACCACCCTCGACTCCAAAGAGAAAGAAGGATAAAGAGGACAAGAGCAACTCCGATTCAAAATCTAAAG ATGATGCTGGCACTTCTAATGGCAACTCCAACAATGCATCACCAACCAAAACCTCCAGGGGGCGCTCCAAGAGCAGAAAGAAGTCCAGGTCCAAGTCCAGTGAGAGCGAGGCGGCCCTCGTCCCCACCAGCCCATCGGTGCAGGGAGGAGCTACCACTGACCCAAAGCCAG TAGCTACTCCCGAGCGACCCAATGAGAGCAGCACACCCAGCACTCCCACCACCCCGTCCACCCCCGGCGTCGGCAGGCGAACCTCCGTACTCTTCAACAAGAAAGCCAAGTCCAAGCCATTCCAGGACTCTGTCTCCCCCTCAAAGTCCCCAAAGTCTCCCGGGCACAAAAGGGGGCCCGGCAGACCCCCGGGAAGACCAGCCAAAAACAAGAAGCAGCAGAACGGGGAACACGCACTAGCTAGTATACAGGAGGGTAGTGCCTTGCTGAACGCTGACCAGAACCAAGCCACGGACTTTAGCACGTTACGCAAGCGCGCCCGTAGCACCAGCAGCAGCAGTAACGACAGCGGCAGCCAGAGGAAAAGACCGCGGGTAAACTCCACGGACACTTTTGACGCGGAGACGGCGGTACCTACCAACAAGGAGAGTTTCACGGTGTACAGAACAGACACGAGCCGGCCGAGAAGTAGCTCCGAGTCGGATTCCAGCTCCACCAGCGAAACCAGCGACACCAGCAGTAGTAAACAAAGCAAAACTGGGACTCAAGAAGGGACGGAAGAGAGCAGTGAGGAATCGTCTGGTACGGAAGGGGAGGTTATAGCTGATCCCAACAAGAAGGGACCTGGAAGGGGAAAGG CCAAGTTGCTGAATCGAACTTCAGCAAACCTTGAGGATGAGTCGGACACGGAGGACGTCCCCATTCAGCCGCTGGACTTGGTGTGGGCCAAGTGTCGAGGGTATCCCTCTTACCCAGCTTTGGTGAGTGCCAATAAT ATCATTAACCCAAAGATGCCAAGGACGGGTTACTTCCACAACGGGGTTCCTATCCCGGTTCCTCCCATGGAGGTGCTTAAGGGGCGGCCGCAGGTTCCGGAAAACGAGGAGCTTTACCTGGTTCTCTTCTTCGACAACAAGCGCACGTG GCAATGGCTGCCCAGAGAAAAGCTTCACCCTCTGGGAGTGGACTCCAAGTTGGACCATACCAAGATGAACGAGGGGAGAAAGTCCTCCATCCGAAAGTCGGTCGCAATTGCATTTGACAGAGCAATGAACCACCGCCAGAGAGTAGAGGACGGCATCAGGGATTCATCGAATGAATCAAGCGATTCGGAATAG